The window ctcattgttagttcatatttcttattaacaaaagattttatctTTGTGTAAATTGCGAATACATTATTTTActccattaataattcatataattgcGTAAGAAGCTTAGCTTCCGTCGAGTGTCCAGGCATCGACgcactcttctttttttttttgtttttgtatgattatttgaataatttcttgcgcagaaatatacaaaacaaaaattaaataagaaaaccaaaatagatatatatttttaaattttatattaaaatatattttctgtttataagaaaataaatttattataatcgtaattcgatgaaacaattaaaaacatcacAATTGTGATTCACATCATAATTCGACACAAACATCACATTTAAAatcgctcaccactgtgacttgCTGCTTAAGAgcgaatgaaaaatattctaatacaaagtaaaaataacttcaaattgagATTCTATTATCtattgtcgaccttaaattgagcgtaactgaagaacgactcgaccgatcttcatcaaattctaacatgcacaacttcagataaactgcTACAGCGTATCTCTAAATTGTCAGGGGTCAGCTCTTCGATTGGCTCCTGCCTTTGCTTCGTCCTACCTAGGACAATCAAACGCAGTGTGCTCCGGGGTATCTTCAGAGCCACAATGTATACATACCGGTGACTCTCTCCTACGAAATCTAAGTAGGTAGCTGGTGAATTCACCGTGGGCCGAAAGGAACTGGACGAGATAGTAATCCATCTCACCGTGATTTCTCCGAACCCACGGCCGCACATCCGGAATCAATTTTCTCGTCCAAGGAGACAAATGTGGGGGAGCACCTTTCCACTCCATCTGACATTCATCCATAGCAAGAATCAAAGCTTCTTTTTTCGGCATACCCTCATAGGATCTTTATCGCGGGCCATTTTCAATCCTATCGGCATGAAGTCAGCAATAACTTCAATGGATCTATGCGAGACAGTGCGGTATGCCGAAACTAACGTGTAGCAGCCCGCCGCTGAAAAGAATTCAATTTGTTTATGTTTCTCTTTACTTTGAGGGCGTCCGCTCAAGCAGGCGTATACTAACACTGGCAGTACCACCGAAAAAATAAGCCGCCTAACCTTCGGTCGGGGACCGTATCTATTCCTCATGAAATTACACAAGTAGTTCATGATCCCTTTAGCCCTTTTGGTAATCCATTTAGGTGAGCACTTTATGCACCCCGACGAGGTGCACCCCATTTGGGCCGAGGTACTTTATGCACCCCGACGTAGCTACTCTAACTCCACTCACCTGAATTACAATATGCCGGAGCTGCCTCCTACCACCAGCGCCAAACAGGCAGATTTGTGGGGGGCCacagataaataactaaaaaccattttcggttttttattaaattcgattttttaatgGGTATAGtacggcggctcaaccaacatagccactattactgtatgtgcaacacgactggctgcacctacctccggttacttgaccaTAAGgacgtaaaataaaagtaattaaaaaatttaaaaaaaagaaataattaaaaaaataaataaataaaaggattgaAGTGCGGTCACCTCATAGTAAACTTTGTcaagtaacgctaagaaccgggaaaaataccTTTTTACCCGTTCTTCGAAGGGGTAACTGAttctaactaatatttttaagatggatgccgactattttgaaacccgaaTTCTTCAGATCACCGAAAGTTTCGGgttctgtactgaccaaattgGTTGGTCTGAAGAAATTCCAACGCATTGATAGTTTAtcgcaatttttatttatcattatttttctcaaaagtatgagtttaatgaacgtAGAGGGGTCCAGGAGGCGAGTCCCTGGCTAGACGTGAAAAGCGAGCGAAACTGGCTCTGACATGCTAAATATCCCGACCTCGACAAAAatcaagtaaccatatagcgcgagcgaagccgcgacggggatgatagttatattatatatatatttaaaagtaaatgtatacTGCAATTAAAATAAGCTACgtttaaatactacttttttaaatctagaataaaaaataaacttaaaattaaaatatttgaattaagacttaatgaaaagaatttttaagacTTTCTGAAGTAGGCATCAAATTAAATCTGTTAACATCATGTCTATTTTCTActtttcctaaatttaaaaaatctcatgcggacaccacatgacttcctcgaacacctattaaattgcatatacacattttttgttgcacttcatttaaacttatttcatttggaagTGAGATACGTTCCTCCAATTTTTCAGCacagttgctgaaatattagtttttattaacatcaactatttacacaattattaattcgaCAATCTTACATAAAATGTTAGGATAAAGCCcctttattaatcatattactaGACCGacattattcgtatcttcgtgagtcgGTTAACAAACGTTTTAGATTTCTCGTgcgtcgtataaataaaagttaataataattaaattttagtttaatgaactcctgtataccggttacaaatgttaatttcaaccttacggtgtaaaatatttagtttttattattggattatttggtcgataatcaaaaatgaaaaagaaaaaatcaaagaggaaaaagaaagataagatgaggaaatatatctaaaaaaatacgACAAGAAGATAAATACATAGggcaagaaaatgttaaaaccaaagaatgTATAAAAAGATTGAGAGAGGTTGATGAATATAAAGACAGAgcaaatttgaaaactagagaacgtgtacacaaattacgATCAcaagaattataacaaaacaaaaagcgATTAAACAATtggcaacagaaaacaaataaacgaaatgatgatcaactccttcttagggagaatattgtccgacaatatcagaggagaaatgaaataaaatataagaattaattgcaatttattaatgatcGAGCATGTACGCCTCAGCGTATATGTTGTTAttgtgagagtctatttttcagtcactgtcGTTAacgttaatgtagataaaattaaacagaaattccagaataattaaataaaattaaagagaatcatactaaaaaatccaaaaataatacgattctaaattataaaatataattaatattaagtaatcagGTGTTCCACCAAATCTATTActacacatttataaaagtacataaaattttatttcactaattaagaacttctgattttttttattgttattattcaattattatttattgtaaaaatatttttacaatcacgagttaataattaattattgaatcaataaattaaaaataaattaaatataattaatcaataaattaattaattatatttaaatttaaaaaaaagttaacagaaataaattttaaaaaaaagttttcaaaaaaagaagtctgacgtaccttcccttgtaagatccaaacatttccattaattaaaattttatttgcctataactctggaaccgatgaaaataagtaccgcttaagatatatcgttgaaaagttttcaatgagagtatattactgcagttaaaaaaaagtacaaaatattaatattttgggattttgggcttttttggacacttttggttcaggcgagtgcaatcaaaagggaagctgcacaactatatattacaacaattctaaatcctaaatttcaacatcctacggctaatcttttttgagttttgctagatacataaatacatacgtacgtacgtacagacgtcacgccgaaagtaacaaaaatggattcaggaatgcatttaatttgtttttttatttatttatttttttattattattttttttttttttgagagaggaAATTCCTTTGGGTATTGGCAATCAATTATTTTCaggataaagaaaattaaaaattttcaaaataaagattCATGTCCATTTACTCacgttgtaaatatttttattgaactttcattatatgcataaaataatgacgggtatttttctatttctaaatattacttttttacaagGTATATATACTACATCTAATATTATCTATATACAAtgtattatagatattttatctgATATGAtagatatagatattttattatctgaataaaatatcttACTGTATCTATTGTTGATTTAAAACTGGTTTTCATAGGAAAAATGTCTTCCCATTAAGACATAATTTACAAGCGGTTTTTAGTTTCAACAACTGATTTTGTCAGATAATTCTGTGCAACAATCAATCAGGAGGAACTTCGTTTCCTAAAATTCAATTGATATTAAATCTGTCATATATTGAACTGAGAGGATAAGAATGACAATCGGCATCTTTCCAGACAGAATTGGTATatattgattttgtatttaaaaaaaaataataataataaaaataaaaaaacaaattaaatggatTTGATTCAAAGTTAAAAAGtgagttttaagtaaaaattatgatatcGATTAATTCCGAAtaggaaaatttcaaaaatatttcttattcaacgaaattacattaaaataacctTGTCAACaattttgcagattttttataacatttattacataaaagtgTATTTGATCAGTATTAATAAATCAGAcatattataaattgattaattacatttacataataatttacatattctttaaaatcattttcaaaatattttagtaattatacgcATTTTTTTTCCAAGTACAGTAATTCATAACGTACCACAAAAAGGggcttgtttttatattatttttacgtcttgaattacaaaaaaagtacaaaatgcaGATAGGGAGTAGTGGAGGATATTAAAAAGATCAAAGCTCTTTGAAATCTCAAGcgaattcttttgaaattttagatgAAGGGTAAAAGAAAAACCAACCCGACAAGTTCAATcaatacttttataacttttttctctctctttcgtTGTAAAATGgactagtaaataaatataatagataaatatatcaaatatttttttttttttaatgtgattacaatatattttaggagtttaatttattaaaaattaatctataatctgaataaaataacataaaaatttttttttataaattcataacatttttttttttatccttagttacatttatgatgttaattttaatatattttataattaaaaatatttatttagattaatatatttttatataatatgcggcataccgtatttcatccttgcgagtgtggcggtactagcagcgacggtcggcactaactaacgtaatttcaccacttacatagaacaaatttcgctatacggtcgacagactggtatagccgcgaggcttaacgcaccaagtacctagtcaaccgggcgatcgagttcgaaacccagcgagaccgagttacttttttacgctttagatattattcatttgttaattctaccgctcacttgtaaCATCACAACAGTTTTTGAACCGCGATATAGCGGGGTCTTACTGTATAAATcggtgaaataaactttaaaaatcataattttccaaTGAGAAGCAAAGATTCTTTTCTTTAAGGACCTTCTTTAACATTTCCAAATCGAATTGAAAATTATTCCGTACCCTGTGCGTATTACAACGAATAATTAATTGAACGTTTCAGTTTGATTTAGAGGTAGCTGAAAACACTTACGGGAATTCGTGTCCCATAAATGCAAtacgaaaatcatttttttttaaataaagagaaagaaagtgaGACAgaagagagagtgaatgagagaggAAGAGATGTATGAatttaacttagtttttttttaactttctgttagtatttttatttatgaaagtttaAATGTAGCTTtgggtattaaattattaaactttggcATCATAACAAATTTACCAATTTAATCgcgtagtttatttttaatatttaaatatcaattattttttttattttatttaactaaaattatttaatttaattactttctaaCAAAAATTGTGATTGAAGAGTGGAAATAAAAACGTGTACATTCTTACAGTAGTTTGGGAGTAGTTACGTGAGAAGGAcctcttttatttttgaatgcaTAGTTGAACAGAGCGATTACACTTTTCTGCATTTAATAAATGCTATCTATTAACAGACAAAATAGTTCTCCCGTATTAggaataactgtattttttataattcattttttcaataaatcagaaataatttgtaTCCCTTTATATTGAAAATTGTCGAACCTCTAAGCacaatttctttacttttaattatacaaaaaacaatacaatttttaatagatttttagagCTGATCTAGAGAAAATTGAAGATTAAAAtacttagaaattttaaataattaaataaaaacatattaatcatTTGATACCACTATGTTTTAAGTttaaacaagaaaactaaaattgttaaaagccCTATCGACAAAACTATTACTACGTGAATTCATTTACCCCCACGTACGTTTTACTTACTAAAACACTTCCTGATTTGTTTAATCGTTTAATACTTTAACTGAATGTCAAATTTATGAACAGATAGGCTTTCTTACTATTAACGGATTAACATATCCATTTTCTGAGAAGAAATTTTTCTGGCGTagcataaaacattataaatttatgttgagTAATGATGCACACcatccaaaatatttaaatgttctatatatatatatattttttttttttttgttacagggaGTAAGCAGATTTATTTGGAGTACATTAATACTTGGAACGTGTTATTTGGTAATATTGTCTGCCcaagaattaaaagaaacaatttcaaAGGAAGAAACAGAAGTGTCAAAAatagatgatgataatgatagcgtaatacttaatgaaatattaaccAGAAAACCGAACGCGAATAAAACAGTAGCAAAAGTTGAAGCGATATTAGCAAAAGACCCGACGTTACCTAGATTAACACGCGGTGAGATAATAGCGATTTTAGAGAATATAACTAAAACAGGTACAAATAAAACCGAAGAACAAAATGAAACCGTACATAAAAATaacgatgatgatgataataataatagtacacgaaaagaaaaatctttgttAGTCGTGCTTCCGTATAATCCAAATAACGATTCAAGAGGTGGATTAGAAGTTTTGTATACTAAAGAGCCGATGACAAGATTACTTTTGGAAGGTACTACAACGCCatcttacaaaaatttaactaacaGTGTAAATCCGACCGCTGAAACTTCTACTACACCGTCCACAACGCGCCGTCAAAATAAAAGACGAAGAAAACCGATGAAACCTATCGTAGTGATGCCGTTAGAAGAAAAACGACCGGtgtatgtacaaaatttaaaaacatctaccACAACTCAGCCGCCATTAGAATCTAGTAGCGAAGAACAATGGAAACCGTATACCGCCTACGATTCTCCATTTGTTGTAACACAAAAACCATCGACTGTTGAAATTCCGTTACCAGATAATATGAGAAACACGTTAAACAGtcttaatttaccaaaaaatcatAAACCGGAGGGACATATAATGTACGTAACGTTACCAGAAAATCATCCCAGACAAGAAACAACATTAAAACCGACAACAACCGCACCACCAAGCACTACCACAAAAAGGCCAAGAAAGAAATCATCAAAACCAAAAACAACCGCAACACTAATGCCAGATATATCAGGTGCAGTGGAAAGTTTAACGCCCGAAATGAAACAGATGTTAGCCGATTTAGGTTTGGTACCGGGACAACCAGACGGTGGTATGAATacaagaaaattggaaaaaactaCGACGTCAGCACCAATACCGGTTAATTTTCAACCTATTAATCCGACTGTTGACATCAGTTCATATATGTCGTTCAAACCTTTACCGGTTAAAAGTAAATACAACGATAATAACGTAATGGATaacgatatgaaaaaaatattgtcgaATTTCGGTTTATTAAGCAGTAATCAACCGCCATCGATGCACAGGTTGCAAAAATCATTAGATTTTGATGAAGATAAACAAGAACAGTCGTCTGATAATTCTACTGATACTGATACCGTTGATAGTACGACGATAGAAAacgataaagaaaatatatataatattaataatactaaggAACAAAGTACAGAACGAAATAATACAAGTATAACTTTAGCAGATATAAATACGGATGTATTAAGCGACGAAATGAGAGATATGTTAGAAGATCTAGGAGTAATAAAAGATTCAAAACGAAGAGGTAAAGGTCATATATTTAATCCTGTAACGCAATCTGCATTACTGGATAAACCGGATCAAGCCGAAAGAATAAGTAAAATCTTAggcgatattaaaaaattatctgaaaataacGAAACGTATTCGTTAAATCCTGATGAATTTAGAGCACAGCTGGATAATATAACGGCGATTGTTTTTAACGATGATAATAAAGAAATCGAAGACGATTTAAGTTTTTCACAAAGTGAAAACGAAGCGGATGATGAAGAAGATCACGGTGTTGTATACGGTGCAAACGGTAATTTTGACGGTTATGAACCGGATGAAGAAGAACTTGTAAGAATTCAAGGTGTTCCAGGTAATCCGTTTGTAAATAATATCAACAATGTAAATTCTTTTATCAAATGGAATTATACAAATAACGAAGAAAATAAAGACTCATTGTCggtaaaattacaagaaattataacGCAACCGGATCCATTATCGATGGAAGAACTTCATCAAATGCAAGAAGCgtataaaaatgaagttaaaaggCAACAACCGGAAAGTACATCAGAATCAGACACATCTTCATCATCAGAATCTGAAACGACTTCTCCGACTGAAGATTCATCTGAAACAACTTCAGATCCTTCAACATCTGAACCCGCA of the Lycorma delicatula isolate Av1 chromosome 10, ASM4794821v1, whole genome shotgun sequence genome contains:
- the LOC142331576 gene encoding uncharacterized protein LOC142331576, yielding MGVSRFIWSTLILGTCYLVILSAQELKETISKEETEVSKIDDDNDSVILNEILTRKPNANKTVAKVEAILAKDPTLPRLTRGEIIAILENITKTGTNKTEEQNETVHKNNDDDDNNNSTRKEKSLLVVLPYNPNNDSRGGLEVLYTKEPMTRLLLEGTTTPSYKNLTNSVNPTAETSTTPSTTRRQNKRRRKPMKPIVVMPLEEKRPVYVQNLKTSTTTQPPLESSSEEQWKPYTAYDSPFVVTQKPSTVEIPLPDNMRNTLNSLNLPKNHKPEGHIMYVTLPENHPRQETTLKPTTTAPPSTTTKRPRKKSSKPKTTATLMPDISGAVESLTPEMKQMLADLGLVPGQPDGGMNTRKLEKTTTSAPIPVNFQPINPTVDISSYMSFKPLPVKSKYNDNNVMDNDMKKILSNFGLLSSNQPPSMHRLQKSLDFDEDKQEQSSDNSTDTDTVDSTTIENDKENIYNINNTKEQSTERNNTSITLADINTDVLSDEMRDMLEDLGVIKDSKRRGKGHIFNPVTQSALLDKPDQAERISKILGDIKKLSENNETYSLNPDEFRAQLDNITAIVFNDDNKEIEDDLSFSQSENEADDEEDHGVVYGANGNFDGYEPDEEELVRIQGVPGNPFVNNINNVNSFIKWNYTNNEENKDSLSVKLQEIITQPDPLSMEELHQMQEAYKNEVKRQQPESTSESDTSSSSESETTSPTEDSSETTSDPSTSEPAQSSSSSSTDSDTSSSETTTTTTTESSPNIKDLEDSFGGETPPSRPNGLYFLLDWNTFLRVGQDNRTVNLQFAPKVGDPRNFIPVTVP